The DNA sequence CCCCGAACCGGCAGGAGAGGCCGACGGCTGTCCGCTCTACACGTTAACGGTCGCTGTCGACCCGTCCAGCACCATGAAGGATATCCGGGCCATGCTGCTCCTGCAGAATCTCCAGGAGATCGGGACGATTCTCTCGACCACTCCCTCGCAGGAACTCCTCGAGGATGGGAAATTCGACGGACCGTTCGAGATCCTCATCGAAACCGGAGCAGGGGAGGATGCACTCAGGACCGTCGCTTCCGGCACCGAGATCTCCCTTCTTGCTCTCTCCTCCTCGCAATCGCGGCCGGCAGTTTCCTCGGGGGCGACCGAGGGAAGCCGGGGATCCGAACCGGCCCCGGAGCCGCAGGCCGACCTGCCGTCGCCACAGGCGCAGAGAGGAGCCAAGAACGAGAAGACCCGGGAGATCAAGAACATCCGCGTAGATATCCAGCGGCTCGACCGGATGATGAACCTGGTGGAGGACCTGGTGATCAACCGCGGACGGCTGGAACTGATCGCGAAGAAACACGGCATCAAGGAGTTCGACGAGGCGCTCTCCATGGTCGGCCGTTCGGTTTCCGACCTCCAGAACCTCATGATGGGAATCCGGATGATGCCGCTCGAGCGCATCTTCAACCGTCTTCCCCGGGTCGTGCGGGACGTCGCAAACCACGACGGGAAGGAGGTCGAACTCTTCATCGAGGGCGGCGAGACCGAGCTTGACAGGAGCATGATGGACGGGCTCTCCGACCCGCTCCTCCACATCATCAGGAACGCGGTGAACCACGGCATCGAGACCCCGGAGATCCGTGAAGCCTGTGGAAAACCGCCGAAAGGGTCGCTCCGGCTGACGGCAAGGAGGGATAAGGACAACGTCATCATCGAGATCGAGGACGACGGTGCCGGCATCGATTCCGAGAGGCTCCGGAAGAAGGCCATTGAGAAAGGTCTCATGACACCCGAGGCTGCGGCGATCGCAACGAAAGACGACCTCGTCAACCTGCTCTTCGAGCCCGGGTTCAGCACGGCCGATACGATCACCGACATCAGCGGCAGGGGTGTCGGGCTCGATGTGGTCAAAAAGACGATCGCATCGCTGAAAGGAACGATCAAGGTCGAGACCAA is a window from the Methanoculleus oceani genome containing:
- a CDS encoding chemotaxis protein CheA; the protein is MFDEEGYRKLFVEESRENHENIVNNLLALENGEDQQTAIDEIFRSAHTLKGMSASMGFDAMEHLCHSMEDVFSLIRSGQREVTATLTDLLLTCTDTIEGMLDAIEAGGTPSGEQSGSLVQELRAFTEEEAPVEPKASSDAASPEPAGEADGCPLYTLTVAVDPSSTMKDIRAMLLLQNLQEIGTILSTTPSQELLEDGKFDGPFEILIETGAGEDALRTVASGTEISLLALSSSQSRPAVSSGATEGSRGSEPAPEPQADLPSPQAQRGAKNEKTREIKNIRVDIQRLDRMMNLVEDLVINRGRLELIAKKHGIKEFDEALSMVGRSVSDLQNLMMGIRMMPLERIFNRLPRVVRDVANHDGKEVELFIEGGETELDRSMMDGLSDPLLHIIRNAVNHGIETPEIREACGKPPKGSLRLTARRDKDNVIIEIEDDGAGIDSERLRKKAIEKGLMTPEAAAIATKDDLVNLLFEPGFSTADTITDISGRGVGLDVVKKTIASLKGTIKVETNVGTGTKFELVLPPTMAIIDVMMVHINGMRCAIPISNVVEVAQTRAEAIHRIGNSEAILLRDQTLPMHRLEDMFGRAQRSDTLVVLQNNGRRCCIAVDTVDGQQEVVVKPLSRIAGNCRGISGITIPGDGDVVPVLDVNTMI